Proteins from a genomic interval of Phlebotomus papatasi isolate M1 chromosome 3, Ppap_2.1, whole genome shotgun sequence:
- the LOC129807677 gene encoding protein borderless — MSIPVLLPVLLGIFVTLCQAYDQDYILHRPPIYLESEVGSYVVFNCRLDFPLDTPIPYVLHWYKDGKNVFSWYDGVLTAADNFIGRINLLDNEYGLGKASVNLTALRESDGGWYQCRVIFPNRTPSTRGNGTWFHLTVDGRHNLLKVPPINLTVMEGEDAFFHCTMKHPDTSKVIWRQSGILLSDLPHVNSRSKVMPDGNLLISPTTMTDIGEYFCEITDELRNEKQIARAYLNVQYKAKVIYAPPEVYLPFGQQAILDCHFRANPPLTNLRWEKDGFLFDPYNVQGVFYKRNGSLFFSKVDDSHAGVYQCQPFNDLGTDGKSPLIKVVVQHPPILTMKPKPVYIHKLGDNVEMSCDARDMKGLHRPVIQWTRKDGLPLPYDRYSTHGGNLTLEKIVESDRGIYQCSVTNEAATVTADTELLIESVAPRPPFNLTANSTDTRITLKWIPGSVARPSITYIIWYRLAEAPEWRTLKVPSRSSMEATVSNLEPGKEYEFMVLGQDSYGDGIFSKAFRYFTKPRDFKDAQQYRDPIQQFAQIGPPRNLSVDQTPDGNYLVTWDPPEYGKELLRIYLVRWWLEPKHTLHGTAETRQTQYLVSQLDEDELYIFQVFSLSTTDYEAGSNEYEIYVPPYRRMRAIAIGTASGLMFLLVALLVFVYMRRKWFRSIHGSTEKIGH, encoded by the exons ATGTCCATCCCAGTGCTTCTTCCAGTCCTCTTGGGGATTTTTGTGACCCTCTGCCAAGCCTACGATCAAGATTATATACTCCACAGACCCCCAATCTACCTGGAATCTGAAGTTGGATCCTACGTTGTCTTCAACTGTCGCCTGGACTTCCCCCTGGACACTCCAATTCCCTACGTTCTTCACTGGTACAAAGAC GGAAAGAACGTGTTTTCATGGTACGATGGCGTCCTCACAGCTGCCGATAACTTTATAGGGCGCATCAATCTCCTGGACAATGAATACGGCCTTGGAAAGGCTTCTGTGAATCTCACAGCTCTCAGAGAATCCGATGGAGGTTGGTATCAGTGTAGAGTGATCTTCCCAAATCGAACTCCCAGCACAAGAGGTAACGGAACATGGTTCCACTTGACTGTCGACGGACGGCACAATCTCCTCAAAGTCCCTCCCATCAACCTAACAGTGATGGAAGGTGAAGATGCTTTCTTCCACTGTACCATGAAGCATCCCGATACCTCGAAAGTAATTTGGCGTCAAAGTGGAATCCTTCTGAGTGATTTGCCTCACGTCAATAGTCGCTCGAAAGTCATGCCGGATGGTAACTTACTTATCAGCCCAACAACCATGACTGACATTGGGGAGTACTTTTGTGAGATCACAGATGAACTCAGGAATGAGAAACAGATCGCTAGGGCTTATCTCAACGTTCAGT ATAAAGCGAAGGTGATCTATGCTCCTCCAGAAGTATACTTACCATTTGGGCAGCAGGCCATACTGGATTGCCATTTTCGTGCCAATCCCCCGTTAACAAATCTGCGTTGGGAGAAAGATGGTTTCCTATTTGATCCCTACAATGTTCAA ggtGTCTTTTACAAAAGAAACGGCAGCTTGTTCTTTAGCAAAGTGGATGATTCTCATGCTGGAGTTTATCAATGCCAACCCTTCAATGATTTAGGCACTGATGGGAAGAGTCCTTTGATTAAAGTGGTAGTTCAGCATCCCCCAATTTTGACAATGAAACCTAAGCCGGTCTATATTCACAAGCTAGGGGACAATGTGGAGATGTCTTGCGATGCTAGGGACATGAAAGGCCTTCACCGGCCTGTAATCCAGTGGACAAGA AAAGACGGTTTACCCCTGCCTTACGATCGCTATTCGACCCATGGAGGAAATTTGACCCTTGAGAAGATTGTTGAGAGCGACAGGGGAATCTATCAGTGTTCTGTTACAAACGAGGCAGCAACGGTGACGGCAGATACGGAACTTTTG ATCGAGAGCGTCGCTCCTCGACCCCCCTTCAACTTAACCGCAAACAGCACAGATACCAGAATTACTCTCAAATGGATTCCGGGAA GCGTAGCCAGACCGAGTATAACTTATATAATATGGTATCGACTTGCTGAG GCTCCAGAATGGAGAACGCTGAAAGTGCCTTCGAGAAGCTCAATGGAAGCTACGGTGAGCAATTTAGAGCCTGGAAAGGAGTACGAATTTATGGTGCTGGGCCAGGATAGCTATGGAGATGGAATCTTCAGCAAAGCCTTTCGGTATTTTACAAAAC CCCGAGATTTCAAGGATGCTCAGCAATATCGTGATCCCATTCAACAATTCGCTCAAATTGGTCCTCCTCGCAACTTAAGTGTTGACCAGACTCCCGATGGCAATTACTTGGTCACATGGGACCCTCCGGAGTACGGCAAAGAATTGCTGAGGATCTATCTTGTTCGTTGGTGGCTTGAGCCAAAACATACCCTCCATGGAACGGCAGAGACGCGGCAGACGCAGTATCTGGTGAGTCAGTTGGATGAGGATGAACTATACATCTTCCAGGTATTCTCACTCTCAACTACGGACTACGAGGCTGGCAGCAATGAATACGAAATTTATGTGCCACCCTACAGAAGGATGCGAGCCATTGCAATTGGAACAGCATCGGGGCTAATGTTCCTGCTGGTGGCTCTCCTGGTCTTTGTCTACATGCGCCGGAAGTGGTTCCGCAGCATCCATGGCAGCACGGAAAAGATTGgtcactga